The region TCCCTCAATGAATGAATTGCATGGTTCTTTGTCAGGATCAGTGCCATGTCACTTGGAAATTAGTAGAACAACTTAATGGGTGTTTAGGATCTGGAACTCAAGGTTGATTCCGTGATTACTCAATGACCACGCCATTTACTAGTGATAAACAACACCCGATGTAAGCCTTATAAACTTTAAAAGACTGAGTTGAAGCCTCACACCCTGACAATTGCGCAAGTAACATGACATTTCATATTGAATTGCAAAGCGGACTCCTCATCTTTCATATATCCATGGTCTTACAACCTCATTATGGCACATAATGCCTGACTTGTCAACACAAACCAACTGCTTAATATCAGTTCTAATTTTATGGGATCTCCTTGGGTTGCAAGAGCAAATGAGTCTACAAGTTCCATTATAGACCAGTAGTACAATACCATCTAAATACAAGTTCACGTGCTGATGCCTCATAGCTACTCACGACCCATCAGTTCATTTGCTCTAGACACAAGAGCGGATAGAGGTACGCTGTGCTCCATGAGTCCTGCATCATCCGAGAAGAACCTGTAATTTTCAGCCCTTGAAGTTGTACGCTCCACCTTTAGCAGTGCTTCCATCATTAAGTATTTGTTGAAACAGTCGGCATTGCCAGGATTACACTCCATCAtgtatatgacatgttcaactatcaCCCTCCTGATTCCGGGAGAATGAGAGGTGGGTATCATATTTGAGTTAAGTGCATTAACAAGCCTCTTTATAAATCTTTCCTTAATCTGACCATGCTCTAGTTCTCGTGCAAAATCGTCTGGAACAACATTGCATATTTGTGAACTAAGGCCAACAAGAACCTCCAATTCTGTCCCTTCTGCATCCATTATTCCCTCCAGCACCTGTAGTGTAAATAGCTAAGTTGTGTAAGCCATGATTAAACTTCAGTAATATGGTTAAGTAGAATCCATGACGTTGCCATCTATTTATTTAGTTGTGTGGTACTGTGGTGTATAGAGGTATATCAGTGATAATTGATGATGTTGCCATCTATTTACTAGAGTGGTCGCTTAAATGAATGCTACAGAAAATGTTGCAATAACATGTGTAAATACTAAGGTACAATATCCGCCTCTAATATTTCAGCGCTCACCTCTCTCGTAATGTAGGAGATTTCCTTCAGATCCGAGTTACCAAGCTCAGATTGAGCATGCATGCACATATTCTGCAACAGGCTTGAAGCTATGTATCTGTACCTGCCACTATGGATCATAATTGTGAGTTCCTTGATGAAGACGTACCCTGGTTCTGCTAACATAACCAGACAGTTATTGACACTCTCCATTGCCAGTAGTGCTAGTGCTTGCCCAGCGTTCATTCGCAGTAACTGATCTGAATCTGCACTTGAGGATGCGCCTTGGCTGAGAAATGCATGCATCAACCTGCTAATGATCATCGGGATGTGCCCGATCTCATTACTTACATTTCCATCCATGGCAAAGTTTCTAATGAGTTCTGCTGTAAGCTCCCTAAGTTCTTGGCTGCTCCCTCTGTTATCCAAGATCTCTGCAAGGTTGCTCCAAAGGAAGAGATGTTCTGTAATCTTCTGACGTAAAGTTACACCAAATTTGCCTTTAGTACTTGCAAGTCTTGCCAGCAGCTTCAGTGATGAACGTTTCAGCAGTGTCTCGTGTGTCTCACCAATATTTTTCATGGCAGTCCTGTTGCTTGTGAACTCTACAATCTTTGAGATGAGGCCAGTTGCTCTGCTGATTTCTATACAGTTCTCAAGATCAAAGGTAGCAAGCCTTTCAAGAATCAACATGCCCTGTACAGGGAGGGGATCCTGGTCGGTTGATGGCTCCTCCTCTGGAACAGACCAATGTTTTGCAATCTTTCTCCAGCATCTGAGTATGTGGCTGTTTTGTTCTTCCATGTTAGTTGGCTCCTCTCTCGGAATCAAACAGTACAGTACCATCTGTTTCAACCATTTAAGCACCGGGGAGGTCAGTTCGTTCCTGCCAACTTGCTGAATCAGGTTATCTTGTTTTGTCTCAGGGCCACCAGTGTCCAAAAGAGGGTTCTTTATATTATGTCCTTCAACAGTGTGCAAAAGTGAGGCTATGAGCTGCATCGCCCCAGGAATAGGGACAACTCGGAGGTTTTCAGCGAGCTTGGCCATGATCTTCGCGGCGAATGATCGAATATCTGTAGCCCCCTCACTTGTCCAGCCCAACATGTTGATCAAGCAGGTCACTGTCTTTGTGTAAGTGGTGAGTTCTAATATGACCATAGTCCTTAGGGGCTCCTCTTTTAGAAAGCTGTGAAGCATCTTAAGACCATAGAGTTGCATCTTGGGAGAGTTTGACTTTATAGAATCCATTGCAAATATGATGAGGTTGGTCTTCTTTGGGCCAAGCATAGCACCTTCCATGCATCTGTCGAAGACATATGCATAGTACAAATTGACATATTCCACTCCTGAGGGTCCTCTAAATCCAACATGACGGATGAGTGATCTTCGTGGGATGAATGAAAAGATCTCAATGCCGGCAACAATATAGAGTATCCCTTGGCCAAGCACCATGGCATAAAAGATGTAGAGAGATGACATAAGGTTTTGCATGTTCTCATGGTTTTTCTGGTCATTATACTCTTTTTGTATAACTATAAGGCGCCACAGTGCCAACCCAATTCGCAATATTGCTGCCGGAATTTGGAGGTTGCCAAATGAAGTTATCACTAGAAGAAGTATGTCGATTATGATCAGCGAAGGTATACCTATTCTATTAAAATTTAACACCGACATCACTGTCGCAGCAAACATGCACAAGTTCATAGTAACTCGTTGCCAAAATGCTATTTTGCTGCCAAGAACCCAGTCTGCTAGTTTGATGATGCTTGGGAACTGCAGCCTGCTGATTGTGAGTATGAGCGCTACCACAAATAGTACCAAGTACACTGTGCAGTTGGCAACTGAGCCATGTCTTTGAAAGATGAAATATTCTTCTTTGAACTTGTAGGAGTACCATACAGAGGGACAAAGCAGTAGGAATGCAACCATTGGGCTCCATAATGAGATCGTGCGGTGTAACATTGGTGGAATTGCAGCTTCTGGACATAGAATTGAACCAATCACAAGTAGTCCCACTACTGAATAAGTGGCTATCATTCTTATTTCACGATTGGTCCATATAAGACGAGTGCCCATCAGAACATTGAAGAAGCATATGAGCGAGATAAGCCCATTCCAGCCAAGAGACCTGAAAGCACCCCTCGTGCGGAAGAACAATTGGTAATCCATCCTGTTGTTGCGGCTGAACATTCTGAAGTACATACGGATATGGTATAATTAGACAAGAAGGCAATATACGATCAGCAAACCAAAGGCGATGTGCTTGTATCTAAATAAGAGTGTCAATTGTCAGATTTGGGAGTTGGGACCCTAATTTTTGAGCATGCAAGGACGGAAGAAAGGAGTTATATGCAAGCCTAAGGACGGACTATACACCAGATTATAACGCTACACTCCCAAGTGCTAGGCATCACTGGTAGTAGCACCGTCTTTACCCTTCGCCCCTGCGTTCCCCCACGACCGAGCCTCGGTTTTGATCGTCTTGAGTAGGCTAGCCTGCTCGGGGTCAAAGATCACCATGTTTCGTCGCTTCCAAATCCACCAAGTCATGAGCATGATCACCAATGAGGTACCTTTCCTCACGGTAATAGGGGCGGCATGGCTGGCCTGTGGGCTGACACCACTCCAACACTCTACCACGTCTTCTAGAATTACGGAGAGCCGAGAGTATAGATATTAGATTGGACCCACGAGAGCGCCCCGTGCAATGAGGTGTGCAACTAAGGAAAGTTGGTGAGGAGGTGACCGATGGTGGTCCCGAGGGCATCTCTAACGCCGGCTCTCAAACTGCCCGTAGCCGTCCGGACCGCATGGTATGGAAGTGTTTTGCCATTCAACGTAGTTCTACATTGGTCTGTAGGCCGGTCCGGACGAGCTTTTTTCCCCATAAACCGGAGACAAAGTGGGGGAGGGGGTTGCGGGCGTCTGGTCTGCTGACGCATCCGCTCCTGACTATCTTGGCACATAAAAAATCCCCCACCCGTAGCCGCGCGCGTTCCTAcctggcgccagctgcccgcattcatgccgctgtACAGCGGTCGCTCTACATTGACGTCGGcccagagcggacacgacctcacTGCAGGCATTGAGACGGTGCATTGGCCGGCTCAGAGAGCGCCGCCTGCTACATATCcggttgaacacgcctcctcgctgcATTCCAACGATTACAAATTGCCCACCTACCTCAATTAAACTAGTGCGTGTGCCGAGAAATCTACTCCGGCCACGAGTCGGCTGGTGTCTTGAaaaggtcacggcagatgtcctagcaaaaggacttagtcgtggagccatcgcaactaggtagcttaaaggggttaaacgggacaaaggacatgggagtttatactggttcggccccttgcggtgaaggtaaaggcctaatccagtttgaggtggtattgcttatgtctcgattactagggagcgaatccgcttggccTAGCTTTCCATCTGTTGTCTCCCTCCTCCtgaaccgtcgccgggtcgtccctttatatacacaggttgacgcccagcggctcacggagtcccggccggcacATAGATAACGTGCCCGGCTCAGTGACTAATACAAGtctttacatatatggcggtttacccctacGGGCCTTACCTTTGGGCCTTGGACCCTTAActaaaccgccatcttcaatatcctcgtgggcttcatatgatgaatcgccataagtataacccggcccctcctgggcgggtcatactaatagttatatccccaacagctgGCATTAAACACAACACCTGTTAGCTCCTCGCGACAACccgctatttaaatgaggccagacgccgAGTGAAGAATCGCAACACACCTTCATTCCCCATCTCCTCCTTGCATCATATTCTCCACACTATCTATGGCATCTGGCGAGCAGTAAGAGTAGTTCTCCGGCATAAAAAGCTGGTGGGTTGACCCGCCGAGCCTGCCAGATACGAGCCGGGTAACTCATTGCTCCACCTCTCTCGCCGCTCCAGGAGGAGCAAGTGGTCACTCCAAGACGGCGTGTGTGGTTCAGTAACTTGCCGCTCCAAGCCAGCTCgcggaggagtggcgagttgctccaggcGCAACGCTCACAAAGGCTCTGACGCAATCTTCCCACTGGGACAGATGTCCATCTTTAGGAGTATCACCCTCGTCGCCAACTCGACTGGCCACCTTGGCCAGGTCGAGGCCTTCGCTCCAGGCCGAATCATAAGATTTGGCTGCATGGAGTACACCAAGGACTGCCGCAGAGAGCTATCTTCTTGGGTTTGGCTTCTTGCCAATTCCAGGAGCTACATTCTTCGGATCTCCCGATCTTCATGTTAGATCGGATCTTGAAGATGCCGGAGGAAGTCATCTTTTCGACACACCCACCATCCATCTCATCGCCAACATCGAAGATCTGACCAACGTCCTCAAGGGGGCCTCCTAGGAAACAGAAGACACGGAAGAGGAGGTCGGCGAAACCATGGATAGTCAGCTGTCAATCACGCAACCCTTACACAAGTGGCAGGCGACCTTGGCCTACGTGTGCTACATGGTAACCACGACGTATGCCAGTTCGGGCAACGCCAATgttgacgacaacgacaacgacaacgtCAATGGCAACAACAACAATGCCGGCGGCGCCGAGGATGACCCCGACTACGATCCTGAAAAGGAGAGCCCGCGTGTGATAGATCACGTGCCGAGGAGGAGGAACCCCGATTGGTAAGCGTGTTTGGCCCCTAAGATGAGGAACATACTAAAAGAATCACTAGGCGGTCCCTGACACGAGGAAGCTCGTTTGAGACTGCTCAGGTCAACACGTATGGTGACCACGGACAACAACCGGTTGCTTGGGCAAATTTAAGACCTCGAAGATTGCTGGCAACAAATCCTCCAATATGAGGAGAACCTGAAGGGTGATCATGAACGGATGAAGGCCAAGAAGGCACCGGCCGGGCATGGCCGCAACCTGATAAAAGACTTGGACGCCATCTTGGAGCCTTCCTTTGGTCTGGATCTGACAAGACAgccgtgtgacgcccccgatttaatcgtacactaaccatgcacgcaaatgtgtacgatcaagatcagggactcacgggaagatatcacaacacaactctaaaacataaataagtcatacaagcatcataatacaagccaggggcctcgaggcctcgaatacaagtgctcgatcatagacgagtcagcggaagcaacaatatctgagtacagacaagttaaacaagtttgccttaagaaggctagcacaaactgggatacagatcgaaagaggcgcaggcctcctgcctgggatcctcctaaactactcctggtcgtcgtcagcgggctgcacgtagtagtaggcacctccggtgtagtaggggtcgtcgtcgacggtggcgtctggctcctggactccagcatctggttgcgacaaccagaaagaaaggaaagggggaaaaggggggagaaagcaaccgtgagtactcatccaaagtactcgcaagcaaggaactacactacatatgcatgggtatatgtgtaaggaggccatatcggtggactgaactgcagaatgccagaataagagggggatagctagtcctatcaaagactacgcttctggcagcctccgtcttgcatcaagtataagagagtagattgaagtcctccaggtagcgtctccaagtagcatctccaaatagcatcacatagcataatcctacccggcgatcccctcctcatatccctgaggtagagcgaccaccggttgtatctggcacttggaagggtgtgttttattaagtatccggttctagttgtcataaggtcaaggtacaactccaagtcgtcctgttaccgaagatcatggctattcgaatagattaacttccctgcaggggtgcaccacatagcccaacacgctcgatcccatttggccggacacactttcctgggtcatgcccggcctcggaagatcaacacgtcgcagccccacctaggcaaaacagagaggccagcacgccggtctaaacctaagcgcacaggggtctgggcccatcgcccatagcacacctgcacgttgcgtgggcggccggaagcagaactagcccccttaatacaagagcaggcttacgttccaatccggcgcgcgccgctccgtcgctgacgtctgaagtgcttcggctgataccacgacgtcaggatacccataactactcccacgtagatggttagtgcgtataggctcgtagccagactcagatcaaataccaaggtctcgttaacgtgttaagtatccgcgaacgccgaacagggccaggcccacctgtctcctaggtggtctcaacctgccctgtcgctccgccacaaagtaatagtcgagggccgtcgggaacccaggcccacctctaccgggatggagccacctgtcctttcagccccctcgtcagaatcacttgcgggtactcaatgagctgacccgactttagtcaccatctgtatagtatgtatgtatgtatagtatatacccgtgatcacctcccaagtgatcacggcccgatagtatagcaaggcagactgacaagaatgtagggccaatgatgataaactagcaccctatactaagcatttaggattgcaggtaaggtatcaacagatgtagcgacaatgtcaggctatgcatcaaaataggattaccgaaagcagtaacat is a window of Triticum dicoccoides isolate Atlit2015 ecotype Zavitan chromosome 2B, WEW_v2.0, whole genome shotgun sequence DNA encoding:
- the LOC119367424 gene encoding uncharacterized protein LOC119367424; translation: MEEQNSHILRCWRKIAKHWSVPEEEPSTDQDPLPVQGMLILERLATFDLENCIEISRATGLISKIVEFTSNRTAMKNIGETHETLLKRSSLKLLARLASTKGKFGVTLRQKITEHLFLWSNLAEILDNRGSSQELRELTAELIRNFAMDGNVSNEIGHIPMIISRLMHAFLSQGASSSADSDQLLRMNAGQALALLAMESVNNCLVMLAEPGYVFIKELTIMIHSGRYRYIASSLLQNMCMHAQSELGNSDLKEISYITREVLEGIMDAEGTELEVLVGLSSQICNVVPDDFARELEHGQIKERFIKRLVNALNSNMIPTSHSPGIRRVIVEHVIYMMECNPGNADCFNKYLMMEALLKVERTTSRAENYRFFSDDAGLMEHSVPLSALVSRANELMGRE